From the genome of Kluyveromyces lactis strain NRRL Y-1140 chromosome F complete sequence:
TTTTCATTAGAGCCAATAGTGTCACAGATAGAAAGATCTTCTTAGATAATACTTGCATCTCTAAAACTGATGTCAAACTAAAGTCTTTCCCATTCACTACGATGCGCCCATCCTCAAATGAACTAAGGCGTGCCTGGGTTCAATTGACGTATTTATCGATAACGGACAAACCTCAACCAAAAGTCAAAAAATTGCAAACTgatcattcaaagaacaaaccTAGGAAACTTACAAATTCTCCAACACCAGTGCCTCTGAAGACAGAAGATGAACAACATACCGAAAAGCTAATCtcatttattcaaaagagtAAGGCGCCGCTGTTAATATCGtatatcaagaaaaacaaTCTTGATGTCAATATTACTTTGCAACCCTCTTCTGAATATCATCACACACCAACAATGCTACATTATGCATCATCTCACGGCTTGAAACACATGGTATTGGTGTTGTTGTCCACTTTAAAAGCAGATCCTACAATTACTAACAATGTTGGAAAAACAGCGTGGGATCTGGCGAGTGACACCATGGTCAAGGAAACCTTCCAGTTGGCGCGTTATAATTTAGGAGAAAGCTTCACGGATTGGGAGCAAAGTCATGTTAGTGGAGCATTATCGGCTGAACAGATAGATGAAAGGCACAAGAAGATAGCACTcgaagaagagaaagaaaagaaagacttgatagaaaaagaattgcAGGCGGCAAAggaaagaatcaaagaggaaaaagatGCTAAAAGAGGTCCCGGAATGAAACTTGGCGCCGCATCCTCTAACGTTCAAATAAATTTGAACTCTTTAACTGATGATCAACGGATGAGATTGATGAGAGAGCAGCGAGCTCGTGCAGCTGAAGCgagaatgaaaagatttTCTGGTAACTAGATGCAAGTATAAATAGTAACATATATAACTTTTACACGGAGTCTTTTACCAAAGCATAAGTGATGTACTGTCGTGCATCATCAAAGACGTTATTCATAGCTTCGTCAATTAAGTCATTAGTCTTTTGTGGATCAATATGTTTGTATCCCAATAGGCATTTTCTCATGATTTCTGactttgttccatttcGAAGTATCTCCTCCTTCTCTATAATTTTTTGGGCTTCTAGAGCATTGATCCAAATTGAAGCAGGAGGATTGTTTGATGGAGTCGCAGCAGCCTGGTATTCTGGCTGGGCGTTGGCTTCATCAGTACCCGttatctcttcttcttcaagcACTTCTACTTCACCAGAACAATTACAAATTAAGTCGTGGGTATTGGATAAAGTGGACAAATTAATGGTAAACAAGTCCTTCAACTCTTCCTGCTGAAaaagatcatcatcattttttgATTGATCTGTGGCACTGTCCAAGAACTTTTTAGAAAGCGCTATTTTCATTAACTGTCTTTGAAGTATCTTCTCATCAATACATCCGGTTGTCACAAGTCTATAAATGAAACATGGCCTTCTCTGACCATCGCGATGAATTCTTGACATGGCCTGTAAATCAATGGATGGGTTCCAATCATTATCGAATAATACAAGTCTTGATGCACCGATTAAGTTTAGTCCCACACCGCCTGACTTCGCActtaaaaggaaaacaaaaatagaTGGATCATTATTGAAGGATGTCACAATCTGATCACGGGTTTTGGTTGCTGTACTTCCATCTAATCGTGCAGAAGTGTACCCTTCTGAACTACAATGTCCCTCAATGATGTCTAGGGTTTGCGtgtaatttgaaatcactACTACTTTCTCGTCAGTCTTGGTTTTCAACTCATgtaataatgaaagaagtaTTCTAAGTTTCCCCGAGGTGAATTTTCCAGAGGTACTAGAAGTCTGAACTTGACTAAGCCTTTCTTCATAGTATGGATCTGTTTTGATCAAGCGGGTGGAATTGCAgatttttttgaatagaGTAATCAACCCCAATGAAGAGTTGAATGTCATGTTGCTGAAATTTAGCTGCCCTTCGGTTAAAATCTTGTGAAAAGCCTCTACTTGTTCAGCGGTAGGTTTGCAAAATATAATGAGATCAGTTCTCGGTGGTAAATATTGTTGTAAAATTTCATTGGTTCTTCTTAAGATAAACCGTTTCGTTATCTCAATTAATTGATCGGATCTCAGAAGTCCTTGTTCTACCAGagtttgattttgtttaGCATTGACATCCCTGGATCTGGCGATAGGTAAAATATATTCCCTTTTAAACCTTCCGAAAGATCCTAAAATCCCAGGATTGATAAAATCAATTATTGTATAGAACTCTTCAAGATCATTTTGAATAGGTGTCCCACTCAAtacaattttcttctcaaTATCTAATGATTGCAAAACCTTCAAGATCTTAGAatctttattcttcaatctATGTCCTTCATCACAGATAACAAGATCAAGGTTTCTCTTCTCATTCTGTAGTTCATCCTTGATACTGAGGAGTTTTTCATAACCAACAATCAAAACCTGATAAGTTCGGGGAACTTTTAGGAAGCTTCTCACTTGAGCCTTATCCTCTGTTGGAGAGTTCCTACTGTGTAAGGTCAACACTCCAATTCTATTCATAGGCAACCATTTTTTGAACTCCTTCTTCCAATTACCGATTAAAGTGACAGGACATACAATGAGGACCTTCGATATCTCTCCAGCGAGAGTTACTCCTCTCTGGTTTATTATAGTCGGATAAGGTGTTTGTTTCAAGAGTGTCCAAATTAGCGTAATTGTCATCAACGTCTTTCCGAGCCCCATCTCATCTGCTAGTAAACATCCTTTTATGTCATCATCTCTCTCGAGAATCATGCTTTCGTCACCTTTTGTATGTACCATGTTCATTACGCAGTCATAGAGAAATTTGACACCTTCGCGCTGGTGTGGTCTTAGTGTCTTCGACAATAGCGGGTCAACAATAACACTCACTTTATGATTCTCCGTTTTGTTCATGATCAATGGATCTTTAATGGAAACTGGATCAAACAACGGCGAATAAGTTATCTGCCCAATTAGTTCTTGACTCAGCGGTGGTAGAGCAGATTTGACAGTTGGTTGATCTACTAGTTGTTTCTGTGCTGGAGGCACTTTAGGCTCTCCGTTTAGGTGTTTTCTCAGGggtttgaatttggtcGTTATTTTCGGTATGAATGTCTGTATTGGTGGCTTACTTTCTATGGTTGCTTTATGCTTCTTGGCGACTGGAATATCCGTTATTCCAAGTGTATGACTGACTTTGATTTTACATATGTCTTGCACAGAGCttaattcttcttgatcgCTTATTCTATAATCGATTTGAAACTCGGTAGATCCGATTCTCCATATGGTCTCATATAAATCCCTATCCTTGATTGGAACTGATCCTAAAGAGACACCAGCTTCGTTGTAAAACTTCAATTTATCGTCGCTTGTCATATTGGCGTATCCATCACCATCCCAcgtcttgttcttcttatttGTAACCCTTCTGTAATTTGCTGTAAATAAAGAAACCTCCTGTGATGACTTAGACACACCAACTGGTGCATTTACGCTggttttcaaactttttgGGCCGGCATACGTTAGTTTCACAGTTTCAGAGCTGGTATTGGTAATTTTAGTATGTGAATGATGAGACTTTGGCCGAAGGCCGGTGTGTATCTGCTCAGAAAGGGTATCTCTTCCAGGTCTACCTACCATGCGTGGACGTTTGAAAGGTTTATTGACATAATGATTCATTTATTTGTACTTTGTCGCTCTTTTCCACTGAAGTAAATGCTTTGATACCAGATGGGGAGCGTACTATTGCCTGTGTTATGCGATGTGATGTATGTTGTTTACGTTTAAGATCTATATTGACATTATGCATATTAAAACGCGAATCTTGACGTGAGCGCTATGAGGGTAACAGTAACAACTCATATTTGCGTCTGCTCCCTTGGTTAAAGATCTTTGTAATAGCAATGACAGGAGTTGATACAAAAGGCCTCAATGGTGGGTAAGCTTCTCTACCCGTTAACATGCATTACTTCTCTTTCTACAAACTCATCCCCAACATATCACCAATCAAAGGACCAATACGATTCTGAATCTCAAAACAATAAGAAATTGGTTCCTTGGCCCAGTTGGTTAAGGCACCGTGCTAATAACGCGGGGATCAGCGGTTCGATCCCGCTAGGAACCATtcttttttggttttttttaCTCCTTCTTGTTCTACGGTATTTCCCGTTAGTTGACAATGCTTTAGTTCAAAGTTCAATCATTAATATCTCTGTCCAAATAACCTGGTTGTACTGCCAATTGACCGGAGACATTATGTTACTCTTACGTATCTTTTCCTGTATCTGTTCTATATGTGAACCCCATACCCTGGAAGCCaacatttcaaatttgaaaaatgcgTAATATTGCAATATGTAACCCAGTTCACTAAAACATTGATACATGGAGATTGAAGACAAACAATTCAACAATAGCTAACTACTTATAATGTCTGAAAGTGAGGAGTACCACATTTCTGAAGCCGTTGataatgttgaagaaagtgGCTTTCAATTGGCCgaagaaaccaaaatcTTGCGTGATACATTGGATCTattgttgaacaaatcGATAGAACAACGAAGGATTTGTGAAGAATTAAAACAGGAGAATAAATATTTACAGGACTATATTGACAATATGATGGAAATGGGTGATGTGTTGAATAAATGATTGCTGCTTTTCGAATCTTTCCCTTGGCAttaatctcttcttcaattttcaaagcTGCTGTCATCCGTCGACACCACAGAAGATAAAAGCTAATCATCATGTATGGTAATTTTTGTGTGCAACTTCCATGATGCTTTCTTAAAGTCTATATGGATAGCGTTCATTCAGGACCCCAAACAATAGATCTAAGTGCCTATTATATCGATCATGAGTGTTGctttaaatgaaaatgcAGGACCATACTCGGCTGCGGCAACGCAATTCGAGAAAGTCATTAAAGTTTTAAAACCTCcatcattgaaagagcAAGCGGTGAACTCAAGGAATGTCAAGAGTAAGCTTGATCGTGAAACGCAGGGGCTAATTGACTATATCAGAACTCCGGAACCAGCGCTTGTGAGAGAAGGTCATACTTCCAAAGTTCTTGTTAAACCTCACGACCTTTCTCCATTGGACAAAAGTTCAGCTTCCGCGCCCGAGAttgtttcttcattcaTCCCTCCAGCAGAAAATATTGCGAATGAGAGTCGATTGATACATGTGGACGTACCGGCTCGTTTTAGTGACGTCCCTCCATTGTTACCTGATGACGCACCTTTGGATTTGCGATGTTTGGGGGGTAGACCTGCGCCAGGGTTTGACATAGGACCCTTGAAGGTTGACTATTGCGAAAATGGACTATATGAGAATGAAACTATCAGGATGGAATGGAAAATGCAGCAGATACTATCATGCGAGTTTGACGATAGGAAACAGTTTCCTGCATTTGCAAAGGAAATGGAATTACGCGAGAAGATAAGTCAATCTAAATGGTATCACTATCCCTTATATTATGCGCTAGGAATTGATAGTACTGGACTTTTCCAGTTGAAAGATGAGTTTGACTGGTACCAAAAGCATCCATGGTCTGCTTTTGATCAGATTGAGTCCGActttttggatttggaattagaagaaaatgatacTGCAAACACTTCAAACTCTGGTTTTACTACTGACGATGGAGATTTGACACTTCCAATTTCAGAAACATCGGAACGGTCACTTGACCGTTATTTACCCTGATAGATATATAATTTGTCTACCATGTATGTAGATGTATTTATATGTATACTCTGTTAcatattcaattcaacgTTTTAAATCTCAAATTTGCTTGAGTGCCAATCTGGAACTCGACCATTTTGTTCGTACTCAGATTTGGCAATTTCTAAGTTATCAAGAAGACCCTTCATCAAGTTATTCCAAGTATAGATCGACGTTCCGATCCAGGGTCCCATTCCAGCAACAACGTTTTTTTGTTCCACAATGCAGTTCTCCACTTGACTACTGTCAGTATTGAGCACAATCTGCTCAGATATGTGTTTAAAGATATCTATGGGTAGCTTAGATAACACATTGTCCATCAGAACTGACAAGGGTatttcgtcatcatcattagaGTCCGCTGAATTTTGGtagaaaatatcaacattGTCGCTTCCTAATTTACTTGACCTACTATATGAATCCAAAATTCTCCCATCAAAGATAGGAATGAGCTCTGTATTCTTTGAGTTTACCTCAATATAAAGTCCGTTCCTAATTCCTGCTCCAATAAATGCAGCAAGGCAATTCGGCACAAAACAGATAGAGTTCACCTTAAGTCTTCCAAATAAAACCTTGCATAGCCTTTGTTTTCTGAGTATCGACAACCAAAGAGGTTCAGATATCACTATTTTAACGCCTTTACTATTATACATCAGGATATCATGGAACCAACTCCTACACATGGTATGTACCTGTATATCATCGTCTAGCCAATCTATGGTTCTCTGTATTGTACCAACGAAGTTAAAGTCTCCTGCATAGCCAATCTCTACTCGGGTATCTCCTATATTAACAACAATCACGACAGTCATAGCATTGTTTTTGATTGAATACTTTTTATTGAATCATCTACCATTCAGGAGACAAGCAATCTTCGTTTGTTGCTGATATCTTTTGTCCATGTACGGTGGATTAAAAGATGCTCTTAAGGAAATCAACCTTAAAtatagaaaaagaacttcaaTATTCGACATATTCTAACCAATGTACAAGCAATTAACGGAGCttaaaaagagaaagagaacCGTCAAGAAATCTCCGAGCATCACCACTGATCACTCAAAATGGGACTTATTATATCTTTACCAGTTCAGATGGCAGCTACTTGCTTCTCTTCGATGTTGGGGTCTTGCTGctcatcatctttatcCTCTTTAGGGACACttacttcttcttccttaaTGACTCGTATCACATATGCGTTATGGTTGCTCGTTAATTCTGTTATATCATGGGTATCGATGTCCACGAATAAATCTATATTATGGCCTGATAAGTCATGCACAAGCACAGGGGAGTGTGGGTTCTTTACCGTTCATAGGTTGAATTTTGCGTTGGGAATGATGCATATCATTTTGGCATTTATCATGATAAATATAAAGTCTACTGCGGATGCAAGAGCAAAGTTACAGAACGGAGCATGGAGTTTCAAGTtcattttttatttattacTCATTCTATTTGCTTATTGGATCCCAAATGAATTCTACATCTGGTTTTCCAAATGGGTCAGTGTACCCAGTGGATTCGTGTTTATCTTGATCGGGCTTGTGCTATTAGTTGACTTCGCCCATGAATGGGCAGAGACCTGTATACAGAATGTGGAACTAGAAGATGAAAGATCCAGCTTATGGCGAAAATTATTGATCGGTAGCACCAGTTTAATGTACATCGGAAGTGCTGTCATGATGGTTGTGATGTTCACTTTATTCTGTCACGACGGATGTGATATGAACAGATCAAGTGCAACTATAAACGTCGCATTATCTGTTATCGTGTCACTAGCCTCGATACATCCAAGGGTACAAGAGTTCAATCCAAAATGTGGACTTGCGCAAAGTTCTATGGTATCAGTATATTGCACTTACTTAACAATGAGTGCTATGGCAAGTGAACCAGACGATAAATTTTGCAATCCATTAGTTCGTACAAGTAACACCAGAAAGTTCAGTACCGTTCTAGGTGCACTGTTCACTTTTATCGCAATCGCATATACGACAACCAGAGCTGCAGCAAACAACGCACTAAGAGGTAGTAGCGGAGCGATTTCTTTAtacgatgatgatgttgaatACTCCGGGATAGGAGAGACACGTAATCAACTGAGGTTGCAAGCGATCAAACAAGCAGTTGAGGAGGGTGCTTTGCCCCAATCCGCCTTGCTTGATTATGAAGCTGAGCAGCAAAGAATGCATGTCAATGATTCTGGTAGGGaagatggtgatgatgatgaattcaaTGTAACAAAATACAATTACTCGttgtttcatttcattttctttttagCTACGCAATGGATTGTGATCCTATTGACTATAAATGTTACACAAGATGATGTTGGAGATTTTATTCCTGTTGGCAGGACATACTTTTATTCATGGGTTAAAATCATAAGTGCTTGGATTTGTTATGGTTTATACGGCTGGACCTTATTCGCACCCATTGTCATGCcagaaagatttgaatatgaCTATTAGAAAACACCTATCGAAGTGGTAAGGGAAATGGATGTGTGTCACTTGTTTATAGAGTTGTACTATTCTGTTCGTAAAAACGTTCTATCGATAGAAAGTATGTCTTTCTTACGAGCCACCCATAGTGGCTTATTCATCAGAATCCATTATTCCACGCTCACCAATGACATAAACGCACTCCTTTTCCGGCATATCAGGCGAATCTTGTAATTTCGCGACCCTTTCGTCACCTCTACCTTTTCTCAATAATATTCTTGTCGCACTTGCATGGGCTAAGACATGTCCTCCGACAGGTTTCCTACCATCGGCACTAGCAAACAAGGCAGAAGCACCGGGATCACTTTGAACTTGGTTGGTCATGAAAACTGCGATATTGTTCTCCTCAGCGATACGATTCAATCTAGAAAGATGTTGGTTTAGTTTTTGCTGACGCTCGTTCAATTCCCCACGGCCTGAATAATCAACTCTGAAATTGGCCATAATTGAGTCTACTATTAATAGTCTATATTCTCCTGAAGAGAGTTCCTCGCCAAGCTGTTCAAGTAACTCCATCTGATGCTCACTATTGAGTGCCCTGGCGTACGAGATATTTTCAAGGCACACTTCGGGATCCAAATCATACCCTTGTGCTATCTGCTTGATTCTTTCTGGTCTGAAAGTACCCTCTGTATCAATATATGCAACCTTACCCTCAGGTCCATTTAGTTCTTTTGGTAATTGAGCTGTCACGCATAACGTATGGGATAATTGAGTCTTACCGCACCTAAACTCCCCAAACACCTCAGTTATGGACATTGTCATTATTCCTCCTCCTAGTACAGAATCGAATTGTTTCGACCCGGTAGAGATAGACATAACTGCTTGACGAATCTGCCATTGCAGAGTTGCTGGAATAAAGCCAATGGTGATGATTTTATTGGCAGCttctttaatcttttctaCCTTCACTTCCGATAACCCTCTAACTTTACACAAATTCCTTCTGGTCGTCGACAAACAAGTGTTAACGGTAAATATACCAGCAGTCTTCAATTTAGTTATATCAGACGCGTTAATTCCGAAGTTTTGTAACTCATCAATATTGACCACATTGGTTTTAGTTTCTGTCTCTGTAGACATGACAGCTTAAATAGAAATGGAATGGGACGTTTCAAGTAGAATGAAATGCAAAGTTATTGGTTTTTAGGATCACCTTCTCGCTCCTAGTTATGTGCACTAGATATCTCGCTATGTCATATTCATTGGTAGTTGGGTTTGTTGATTTGGTTTCTGACTCCAAATCCTTTTTATACTAAAATCTAATTAGCCGCCATCATTTTGAACGTTTTGATAATCCTTCCGAAGCAAACACACTAATAGTAGAAGAACTAATGACAAAGTTGAGAGCTTGAGTTCTATTATGATTTTGCTAGTGTACAGATCTACAAGATACTTAGAAGTTGCTATTTATACATTGTTTTTGTTGCAATTGGTTGGTAAGAATAAAGACTCATAAGAACAAGACTCTTGGGCTACCGAAATCAAACGAGTATTGAATATAATATGAACTGGTGTATCAATGTAGAGTTATTGTGTGCAGATGCGAAAAGGGTGTTTGTGTATGAAATAGAATTTGTTATCTGTTGAAGTAgttctatcaaagaaggTAGTTAATACTGGTAATGAATAAATTagaatttcattttccatGGTTGAGTTTCTCTGATCTTCAAACCAAATCTCTTATCCTCGGACAATTGAGCCAGTTTGAATATACCTGCAACGATATTGCTTGCAGTATCCATAGAGTAAACAGAATGAACCCAGTTAGATTTTAGGTTTCCGCTGATTCTTAGCAACTCTTCATCACAGATGGCTACAGTGACACATTGACGGACCACAGGAACTGGCGTAGAGTGTTTTTTTAGCAAGGATTTCAACTGTAGGTTGGACAAACCTAGTTTAGGTAGAGGAAGCTCGAAACCTGGGTATAAACCTTTATTCTTTGCCATGGCGTCATAACTTGACACACCGGATGGGTTTGTTAGATCCAAGATCTTAGCCCAAGGAACGTGTTTTACGATGGTGACATCTCTGTCGATTGTTAGGTAGTTGTTAGAAATTTCAGAAAGACCTAATCTGAATGGCTTGATTTCTTGCTTGATGGTTTCGAAATCAGGCTCCTGTACGTCCAATGGGAAAGAATCAGCGATATGAGCTAATTTGGTAGGGTATACACCTTGTTTATCCAATCTGGTCAACACTTGTCTAGCAGCTCTTAACTTTAGAACATGGctctttgaaaaatcacGGCAGATGGCACCTGGTCTAGCCACCACATCAGAGGATTCAGATTTACCGGAGAATTGATCGACAGTGTGTAAAGTGATCAAACCTGGCTCCAATCCTTGCAATGGAGCCAACTTCAAATCGATCATGTAAACTTCACCCTTGACAACGGTAAAATCATCTGTTGGGACCACGGTATCTTCGGTGATAAATGGGTTCTTACGCTTGACATCAACAGCAGTTTCATTGACGGTTCTAGCAAGCATAGCAGCTTCCTGATGAGACTCAGTCCAAATGACACCTTTGAAGTCTCTTTCGACAATGATATTTTCGTTTTGACCAGAAAGgaatcttttgattcttctgaTACGAGAACCAGGCACAACGCAACAATTATAAGATTGAGCAATGGTGTCAACTACGGTCCTAATCAAGGAACCAGTGACCTTCGTAGCGTTGAAATCAGCTGGAAGTTTGGTCAAATCGTTTGCAGCAGCTAATAAGTTAGTGACGGACTCAACAGCGATATGGGTGGCAGCTAGAGCATCAGCTTTACCACCTAGCAAAGCAGCTTCAGGTAGCAATTTTCCAGATTGGGCATCCTGAACGGTTGGGTAAATGACCACGGTGTGGGACACGTTACAAGTGTACCCATCGATGTGACAACCCAAAGTGATCTTAGCGACATCACCAACTTTCAAAAACCCAGACAAACTAGAAGTAACACCGTTACATAGCTCGATCGATTTGGTAGATCTAGATTTTTGGTTCCAACGGGACAAGTTTTCGATGTCATCCACTTCAGGACACCAGTTCTCGTTTATTTCATCGATATCAATACAAGTTGGCATTGAGATTCCCTTCTCGTTAACCTTATTGTTGAACTTAGTACTTAAACAATCGGCTATGAACGAATCAGTCAATAAACAAAGTTGATGAATCGGTAGCGGCTCCATAGACTTCTCATGATACATCTTATTGATCAAACTGatcaaaaagtttaaaGCAGTCTGAGCAATTTGACCTGCAGTTCtatatttctcaattgtTGGTTCGATCAATACATTCttatctttcaataacACCTGAGTGTCTTCCTTTGAGATTTGTAACGCCATAGTACGGATAATTTTATCCACAAATTATTAGTATTAGCTGTTTTCTGATACAAAGGAGGGAACGATACACTATGATAATGATGTAAGTATGTACCTCGTTTCTCTTtacctcatctcatctcatcgctttaaagttttcactgatactttttttttccaaatttctttcctgGATACAACCTTTCCTGCCACACAGCACTaagatatttcaaaaaattttccaaaatattACCCGGACCTCGATCagaagagaatgaaaaagaaatcacTTTCTGATCACGTGCGCCAAAAGTATTAATATTCGGGTAATGTGTATCATTAGAACTCATGACCCGCATATTATCCGGGTAATAGATCTGCTGCCCATGTTCCACCCAAACACCGCGCTGTGCACGTCACTTTTCCCACTCTTTCTAACAACAATCCCGTCTGTCTAATTGAATCAGCACAATAAACTCTACCTACACCAGACGAAACTGTCAGATATCCCATAATAAGTAGAATATCAATACTCTCCGCATCATCAGCTACCCAACGGTTCAAGTTTGACCCCAATTAGAGCAAAATTGACCTTGCTTATACCCACTTCTTGTTATTTCAAGTCCCTTATCTATACCGACTGGCTGGCTACGAaattttttgaagttttttTCCCAAGTTCACAAGTATTTAAAGGCGGATTTAATTGTGAATATGATGAGAAACAGTTGTTGCGTGATTAAGAACCTTTTTTTGGTCTTTCAGTGATACTGAGCCAAGCAATTGATTAATTGACTGACTGATTGATTGATTGATTGatttttgtcaaattttttggaacaagGAATCGTTCATTAGTTggcttttttttgttttaataTAGAATCAGGAACTCAgagcttcttcttctttatttcttctctatACAACATATTTTGCCATCACTACTGCTGAGTGTGTATTTGTGTGTTCTAATTGTTGGTCGCTATAGTAGTTAATACCGAAAAGAACAATAAATTAGGCAAACCATGCTATCTTTGAAAGCTCAATCCTCTGTGGTTGGGAAGTCCAGCTCTTTGAGATTGGTTAGAAACTTTTCTAAAAACGTCCGTGCTTTGTCCCAGGTTGCTGATGAAACTAAGCCAGGTGATGATGACCTAgttcaaattgatttgCCAGAAACCTCTTTTGAAGGTTATCTTTTGGATGTTCCTG
Proteins encoded in this window:
- the RDH54 gene encoding DNA-dependent ATPase RDH54 (similar to uniprot|P38086 Saccharomyces cerevisiae YBR073W RDH54 DNA-dependent ATPase stimulates strand exchange by modifying the topology of double-stranded DNA involved in the recombinational repair of double-strand breaks in DNA during mitosis and meiosis proposed to be involved in crossover interference) codes for the protein MNHYVNKPFKRPRMVGRPGRDTLSEQIHTGLRPKSHHSHTKITNTSSETVKLTYAGPKSLKTSVNAPVGVSKSSQEVSLFTANYRRVTNKKNKTWDGDGYANMTSDDKLKFYNEAGVSLGSVPIKDRDLYETIWRIGSTEFQIDYRISDQEELSSVQDICKIKVSHTLGITDIPVAKKHKATIESKPPIQTFIPKITTKFKPLRKHLNGEPKVPPAQKQLVDQPTVKSALPPLSQELIGQITYSPLFDPVSIKDPLIMNKTENHKVSVIVDPLLSKTLRPHQREGVKFLYDCVMNMVHTKGDESMILERDDDIKGCLLADEMGLGKTLMTITLIWTLLKQTPYPTIINQRGVTLAGEISKVLIVCPVTLIGNWKKEFKKWLPMNRIGVLTLHSRNSPTEDKAQVRSFLKVPRTYQVLIVGYEKLLSIKDELQNEKRNLDLVICDEGHRLKNKDSKILKVLQSLDIEKKIVLSGTPIQNDLEEFYTIIDFINPGILGSFGRFKREYILPIARSRDVNAKQNQTLVEQGLLRSDQLIEITKRFILRRTNEILQQYLPPRTDLIIFCKPTAEQVEAFHKILTEGQLNFSNMTFNSSLGLITLFKKICNSTRLIKTDPYYEERLSQVQTSSTSGKFTSGKLRILLSLLHELKTKTDEKVVVISNYTQTLDIIEGHCSSEGYTSARLDGSTATKTRDQIVTSFNNDPSIFVFLLSAKSGGVGLNLIGASRLVLFDNDWNPSIDLQAMSRIHRDGQRRPCFIYRLVTTGCIDEKILQRQLMKIALSKKFLDSATDQSKNDDDLFQQEELKDLFTINLSTLSNTHDLICNCSGEVEVLEEEEITGTDEANAQPEYQAAATPSNNPPASIWINALEAQKIIEKEEILRNGTKSEIMRKCLLGYKHIDPQKTNDLIDEAMNNVFDDARQYITYALVKDSV
- the ISC10 gene encoding Isc10p (conserved hypothetical protein), translating into MSVALNENAGPYSAAATQFEKVIKVLKPPSLKEQAVNSRNVKSKLDRETQGLIDYIRTPEPALVREGHTSKVLVKPHDLSPLDKSSASAPEIVSSFIPPAENIANESRLIHVDVPARFSDVPPLLPDDAPLDLRCLGGRPAPGFDIGPLKVDYCENGLYENETIRMEWKMQQILSCEFDDRKQFPAFAKEMELREKISQSKWYHYPLYYALGIDSTGLFQLKDEFDWYQKHPWSAFDQIESDFLDLELEENDTANTSNSGFTTDDGDLTLPISETSERSLDRYLP
- the ARP10 gene encoding Arp10p (weakly similar to uniprot|Q04549 Saccharomyces cerevisiae YDR106W ARP10 Actin-related protein), yielding MTVVIVVNIGDTRVEIGYAGDFNFVGTIQRTIDWLDDDIQVHTMCRSWFHDILMYNSKGVKIVISEPLWLSILRKQRLCKVLFGRLKVNSICFVPNCLAAFIGAGIRNGLYIEVNSKNTELIPIFDGRILDSYSRSSKLGSDNVDIFYQNSADSNDDDEIPLSVLMDNVLSKLPIDIFKHISEQIVLNTDSSQVENCIVEQKNVVAGMGPWIGTSIYTWNNLMKGLLDNLEIAKSEYEQNGRVPDWHSSKFEI
- the TMS1 gene encoding Tms1p (similar to uniprot|Q12116 Saccharomyces cerevisiae YDR105C TMS1 Putative membrane protein conserved in mammals), which gives rise to MGLIISLPVQMAATCFSSMLGSCCSSSLSSLGTLTSSSLMTRITYALWLLVNSVISWVSMSTNKSILWPDKSCTSTGECGFFTVHRLNFALGMMHIILAFIMINIKSTADARAKLQNGAWSFKFIFYLLLILFAYWIPNEFYIWFSKWVSVPSGFVFILIGLVLLVDFAHEWAETCIQNVELEDERSSLWRKLLIGSTSLMYIGSAVMMVVMFTLFCHDGCDMNRSSATINVALSVIVSLASIHPRVQEFNPKCGLAQSSMVSVYCTYLTMSAMASEPDDKFCNPLVRTSNTRKFSTVLGALFTFIAIAYTTTRAAANNALRGSSGAISLYDDDVEYSGIGETRNQLRLQAIKQAVEEGALPQSALLDYEAEQQRMHVNDSGREDGDDDEFNVTKYNYSLFHFIFFLATQWIVILLTINVTQDDVGDFIPVGRTYFYSWVKIISAWICYGLYGWTLFAPIVMPERFEYDY